CAGCCACCGTTCCCACAGCCACTGCAGGGGCCGCTCCCCGGTATTCCGCAACCGGTGTCGACCCCCCCCGCGCCCAAAAAGCCGGGAGGCGGAAGCTCGTATTAATCGGCAGCGGGCCGGGCCAGTTCGCGCTCAGCATTCCAACGGTCGATCTCGCCTGCGCGAGGCCAGTTGCTGACTGGCTGACTGCTAACCGCCCACTCTCTCCACTTGCGCCCCGAGGCTCCGCAGTCGCTCAATCAACGAGGCGTATCCCCGTTCAACCGTCTCGAGCGGCGTGATCTGGCTCTCTCCTTCGGCGGCGAGCGCCGCGGCGATGAGCGCCATTCCCGATCGCAGGTCGCGGCTGTCGAGCGCGCGCCCGCGGAGCTTCGCCGGCCCGCTCACGATGATGCGGTGGGGATCGCACAGGAAAAGGTCGGCGCGCATCGCGCTCATCTGCTCGAGCGCGAACAGGCGCAGTTCGTACAGCCAGTCGTGCACGAGCGTTCGGCCCTCCGCCTGGGTCGCCAGCACCGTCACCAGGCTGACGAGGTCGCTCGGAAACCCCGGCCACACGCCGGTCGTGATGCGGCGAACCGCGACGAGCGACGACGGCGCGACCCGCAGGGTGTCGTCTCGATACGAGCAGTCGAGGCCCATCCGCAGCAGCGGCGCCGAGATGACTTCGAGATCCTGCGAGCGCGCCCCGGTGACCTCGATGTGGCCGTTGGTGATCGCGGCGACGACGCCCCAGCTTCCCGCTTCGATATAGTCGCCCCACAGCCGCTGTGAGGCGCCGCGCAGGCGCGCCGGCGGCTCGACGCGGATGGTTGACGTCCCTCCCCCTTCGATCCCGGCACCCATCGCCGCGAGGAACCGGCACAACTCGACGACGTGCGGCTCCATGGCGGCATGCCGGATCTCTGAGGGGCCTTTCGCGGCGACCGCGGCCAGGAGCGCCGTCTCTGTGCCGGTCACCGACGCTTCGTCGAGATAAAAAGACGCTCCGGTCAGGCCATCGGGGCACTCGATCGCGTGGCCCGGCTCATCGAGCGGGCGGGCGCCCAGCGCGATCAGCGCGGCGAGGTGGGTGGAGATCGTCCGGCGCGTCGGAAAATCGCCGCCCGGAGGGGCGAGCCGCGCCGCCCCGCGCCGCGCGAGTAGCGGCCCGAGGAGGAGCACCGAGCCGCGCAGCCGCCCGACCAGCGTAGGGTCGGGCCGGTCGCCGGTCACCTGCGCGCAAGTGATTCGCAGCGTGTTGGTGCCGCGTCCCTCGACCTGCGCGCCGAGCGACGCCATGAGGTCGAGCAGGACATCGACATCACGAATGCGCGGCACGTTCGAGAGCTCGCACGTCTGCTCGGTCAGCATGCAGGCGGCGATCAGCGGCAGCGCCGAGTTCTTGTTGCCTTCGACCGCGACACGTCCCGACAACGCCCGCCCGCCGATGACTTTCAGACTAGCCATTCACCACCCTCCGCCCCAGCGCCAAGCTCAACTCCTCGACCTCCACGCTCCACCCTCCTCAGAATTCTCCCAGATAAACGATCTCGTCTCTGAGTTCGACACCGAATCTCGCGCGAACGCCGTCGCGACAGCGCTCGATGAGCCGCCGGATCGCGGCGGCGGTCGCGTTCCCTTCGTTGACGATGAAATTGGCATGCGTCTGCGAGACCTGCGCCCCATCGTGGCGAGCCCCCTTCAGTCCCGCCCGATCGACGAGCGCTCCGGCTGACGGCGGCACGCCGTCCGGCACGCAGTCCACGGCGGGATCCGGGTTCTGGAAAATGCACCCTGCGCTCGCCGCCTCGAGCGGCTGCGTTCGCTTGCGATAGGCAAGCGATTCCCGCGCCACCAGCCGTAGCGCGGCGGGATCGCCAGCGCCCACGCGGAAATCGGCGGATAGCACGACCTCGCGGGTCCGCTGCAGCCGGCTGCGGTCGTAGCCGAATTCCATCGCCGCAGTCGACAGCCGAATCACCTGGCCCTCGGCCGCGAGCAGCTCGACGCCGTCGACAAGATCGCCGATGAGGCGCCCCCTGAAGTGTGCGTTGCCGTAGATCGCGCCCCCGACCGTGCCCGGCGTGCCGGCCCAGGCTTCCAGTCCGGCCACGCCCCGGTTGATCGTCCATCGCACGAGCCCGTTGATCGTCAGCCCGGCATCCGCGCGGACCAGCCCGTCACCGATCGTGTTGGCTTCCCCGCCGTGCACACGAATGACGAGGCCGCGGACCCCGGCATCGGCGATGAGCACGTTCGAGCCACCGCCGAGGATCGTGAACGGCGCGCCGGCGGCTCTCGCCGCCTCGATTCCAGCACGCACCTCACGCGCATCGCGCGCCAGCAGCAGCCAGTCGGCTGGACCGCCGACTTTGAACGTGGAGAACGGCGCCAGCGGTGCGTTCTGCCGCAGGCGTTCGGCCGGCACCCCGGCGATCGCCGGCGGGCGGCCATCGAAGCTCACGGCGTCAATCGTGTCACAGGCACGCTAGTCCGCGCGCAGGGCCTGCGTCGGCTCAGTCGCCATCGCCCGCCGAGCCGGCAGGTAACAGGCGAGCGCTGCGACTGCAGCGAGCACCGCTGTCACGGCGACGAACGTCAGCGGATCGGCCGCGCCGATGCCGTAGAGCCAGCTGCGGATGGCCCGCGCCGCAACGAACGAACCCGCCAGGCCGAGCGCGATCCCGACCGCCGTCAGGCGCAGCCCGTCGCGCATGACCAGCCGCAGAATCGACGCCGGTGTCGCGCCGAGCGCGATACGGACGCCGATCTCGCGGGTCCGGCGGCTGACGACGTAGGACATTACGCCGTAGAGACCGCCGACGGCCAGGGCCAGCGCCACCGCGGCAAAGACGCCGAGGCCGACCATCTCGAAGCGGTCCATCGAGAACGACGTCGAGATCAGCGAGTTCATCGCACGCACCCGCATCGCCGGCAGCGCCGGATCGACGGCCGCCAGTTCGTGTTCGATCGTGGCGGCGGCAGCCGGTGCGGCCAGCGGCGTTCGAACCACCAGCGACATGGCCGACCACGGCAGCTGTCGATACGGCACGTAGAACTCGGGCGCGAGCGGTTCGCGAAGACTGCCATGCTTGACGTTGCCGACGATGCCGACGATCTCCGTCCAACGCGTCCCGCCGCCGATGCGGAAGCGCTTTCCGATCGGATCGGCGTTCGGCCAGTACTTGCGCGCCATGATCTCGTTGATCACCGCGACCAGCGGCGCCTCGGCGGTATCGCGTTCGTTGAAGCCACGTCCGCTACGGAGCGGCTGGCCCAGGACGTCGAAATACGACGGACTGACGACGCGAAAGCCGGCAACAGGGGTGTCGCTGCCGGCCGGCGTCTCCAGATCAAAGCTGCGGGTGCTGTTGCCGCTGACGAACGGCAGGCGGCCGGCCAGTGCCGCCGACGACACGCCTGGCGCCGACCCGACCCGTTCGAGCAGCCGGTCGAAGAATTGCGCCTGCCGCGCCGGCGTACCGTAGCGCTCGGCCGGGAGGGCGATGCGTGTCGTGACGAGGCCCGCCGACGTGAACCCGGGGTCGACGTGACGAAGCGACACGAAACTACGCAGCAACAGCCCGGCACCGACGAGCAGAACCACGGAGGCGGCGCATTCGGCGACGATCAACGCCTGGCGGACGCGTTCGCCCGAGCCGCCGGTCGTGCGGCCGACCGAGCGCAGCGTCGACGCAACCGCTCCGCGCGCAGCCTGGAGGGCCGGCACGCACCCGAAGATCGTCCCCGTCACGACCGAGACGCCAAGCGCGAACAGCACGACCGTCCTGTTCATCGCGGTGTTCACCCCCTGCACGTCTTCGGGCGACATCGCGAGCAGCACCGGCAGGATCCACCAGGCGGTCAACACGCCGAGCCCGCCTCCCAGCACGGCCAGCACCACGCTCTCGGTCAGCAGCTGACGCGCGATCCGGCCGCGTCCGGCGCCGAGCGCCGTCCGGATGCCGATTTCCTGCGCGCGTCCGCTCGCCCTCGCGAG
This sequence is a window from Vicinamibacterales bacterium. Protein-coding genes within it:
- the murA gene encoding UDP-N-acetylglucosamine 1-carboxyvinyltransferase, producing MASLKVIGGRALSGRVAVEGNKNSALPLIAACMLTEQTCELSNVPRIRDVDVLLDLMASLGAQVEGRGTNTLRITCAQVTGDRPDPTLVGRLRGSVLLLGPLLARRGAARLAPPGGDFPTRRTISTHLAALIALGARPLDEPGHAIECPDGLTGASFYLDEASVTGTETALLAAVAAKGPSEIRHAAMEPHVVELCRFLAAMGAGIEGGGTSTIRVEPPARLRGASQRLWGDYIEAGSWGVVAAITNGHIEVTGARSQDLEVISAPLLRMGLDCSYRDDTLRVAPSSLVAVRRITTGVWPGFPSDLVSLVTVLATQAEGRTLVHDWLYELRLFALEQMSAMRADLFLCDPHRIIVSGPAKLRGRALDSRDLRSGMALIAAALAAEGESQITPLETVERGYASLIERLRSLGAQVERVGG
- the murB gene encoding UDP-N-acetylmuramate dehydrogenase; translation: MSFDGRPPAIAGVPAERLRQNAPLAPFSTFKVGGPADWLLLARDAREVRAGIEAARAAGAPFTILGGGSNVLIADAGVRGLVIRVHGGEANTIGDGLVRADAGLTINGLVRWTINRGVAGLEAWAGTPGTVGGAIYGNAHFRGRLIGDLVDGVELLAAEGQVIRLSTAAMEFGYDRSRLQRTREVVLSADFRVGAGDPAALRLVARESLAYRKRTQPLEAASAGCIFQNPDPAVDCVPDGVPPSAGALVDRAGLKGARHDGAQVSQTHANFIVNEGNATAAAIRRLIERCRDGVRARFGVELRDEIVYLGEF
- a CDS encoding ABC transporter permease, giving the protein MTIESLGQDLGYALRVLRRSPAFTAVVLLTVALGVGANTAVFAVVDAALLKPLPYPSADRIVTAADLAPGTFLDWRNQAASFTALATLREADFDLSGGDRPERLTGAIVTGSFFDVMGVAPALGRTLVPADDDSGQRPVVLSNATWRRRFGADAGIVGRSIVLNGAAHVVVGVMPAAFLFPPGAAELWVAPRHVVPEYPLAPTVDQTQNRGGHYLGAYGRLKPGVTLGAAQREQRAIFTRLLQQYPNDVTQDDVDLVLVPLREWLVGDITPALMVLLAVAGLVLLIACANIANLMLARASGRAQEIGIRTALGAGRGRIARQLLTESVVLAVLGGGLGVLTAWWILPVLLAMSPEDVQGVNTAMNRTVVLFALGVSVVTGTIFGCVPALQAARGAVASTLRSVGRTTGGSGERVRQALIVAECAASVVLLVGAGLLLRSFVSLRHVDPGFTSAGLVTTRIALPAERYGTPARQAQFFDRLLERVGSAPGVSSAALAGRLPFVSGNSTRSFDLETPAGSDTPVAGFRVVSPSYFDVLGQPLRSGRGFNERDTAEAPLVAVINEIMARKYWPNADPIGKRFRIGGGTRWTEIVGIVGNVKHGSLREPLAPEFYVPYRQLPWSAMSLVVRTPLAAPAAAATIEHELAAVDPALPAMRVRAMNSLISTSFSMDRFEMVGLGVFAAVALALAVGGLYGVMSYVVSRRTREIGVRIALGATPASILRLVMRDGLRLTAVGIALGLAGSFVAARAIRSWLYGIGAADPLTFVAVTAVLAAVAALACYLPARRAMATEPTQALRAD